One Metamycoplasma canadense DNA segment encodes these proteins:
- a CDS encoding PolC-type DNA polymerase III: protein MDESFKVLCKESKFEPSEVFYGAKLLSVQPPIKGIKNWIFDIQLPEHIDILEYKKFKSAVDKKFPNCIINLIIQNTILDKKNISDYLKYVIETKFLELKTILGFINEEKIELSDNQIIFLIETKSVYEKFKSFDVQIKKALFKIGYEFLNPIYKLLEPKKVLNNGKNVVKTLIDSFEKITKDSYANHQNNNNNNFTKSNSWNKNQFKAIEMDIETALLTFEQVRVLIKGEIYFLEWKNTKNNKRILNLRISDYKEAINVKFIQNEQDEKPNLKEGDTVYIEGMLSDDIYTKSKYILASGKNWYTPTEPFIYLNDDNEIEKRIDLAIRTNMSAQDGISSPEDYLKAVKKYGHEAIAITDLDNVQSFPTFYNSLKKDKTIKPIYGATISTISKENKIFLGYKEFNFKDAEYVVFDLETTGLSPRFDDIIEFGASIIKNGVQVEKIQFFLKTKKELTQKIKELTNINEKMLEDGLEQEDGILRIYNILNNRIAVAHNASFDMGMCFQKFKEANLDTSNLVCIDTLQLSYFLDTEDTLHKLEKVCKRHNINYDVIDAHRADYDANVLAQVWLKMILRLNIEKNVTNSKQLFNVDTNLWAKRRRSSEIRVLAKNQKGLKELFTILSNSLTNDYANGPKFFIENKNKYENLFFGSATNQSLLWDKVLFGTDDSIIELIKKFDYVEIPPISSFIYQINLEEITYENLKWAYKDLIEKCRILNKKCVATSDARYVYDYQKLIHSIYINAPSLGGGNHWLKNKKQPNFKYLTTREMLDEFLFLEDEKLIKEIVIYNPREIANSIEEIQVIKDNLYVPTFDNSPTNLRNLVYENLHKIYGKNPDPKIIERIEKELNPIIKYGYSVIYWISHKLVKKSNEDGYLVGSRGSVGSSIVANLSGISEVNPLEPHYLCLKCKYFEWNNNSNIYSGWDLEDKKCPVCSEKLSKDGHNIPFETFLGFEANKVPDIDLNFSGEYQPIIHNLVKELFGEDHSFRAGTISKIASKTAFGFCEKYMHEVRNQEIPWSKTFLDFLSSKAAGVKRTTGQHPGGIIIIPKEFDVEDFTPVNYPANDISSTWKTTHFNFESIHDNVLKLDLLGHDDPTTIKMLEDLTNVKVKEIPKFDPEVMKLFYTTESLKISPNMIDGETTGAYGLPEFGTNFVRNMLKEAQPRTFNDLILLSGLSHGTNVWAGNAEELVKNGFKLKDCVCCRDDIMQELIKKNIEPLKAFEIMEKVRKGKGLSKEQEELLISNNIPSWYINSLKKIEYMFPKAHATAYVIMAWRIGWYKLYYPLEFYASYFSIRPDAIDIETMSNGYNKVSQLLFEYKRRKNDRSNPLSTKEAALITTFEITKEMFARGYKIQNVSLELSEAKNWIIDKKNKSLIPPFNVVDGLGDVVAEAIVKARNESPFLSIQDLIERAKVNSKICSELKKLGILNELSETNQVELF from the coding sequence ATGGATGAAAGTTTTAAGGTTTTATGTAAAGAGTCTAAGTTTGAACCATCAGAAGTTTTTTATGGAGCTAAACTTTTATCCGTTCAACCACCAATCAAAGGAATAAAAAACTGGATTTTTGATATTCAATTACCAGAACATATTGATATTTTAGAATATAAAAAATTTAAAAGTGCGGTTGATAAAAAATTTCCTAATTGTATTATAAATTTAATAATTCAAAATACTATTTTAGATAAAAAAAATATTAGTGATTATTTAAAATACGTCATTGAAACAAAGTTTTTAGAACTTAAGACAATATTAGGTTTTATAAATGAAGAAAAAATTGAACTTTCTGATAATCAAATTATTTTTTTAATTGAAACAAAATCTGTATATGAGAAATTTAAGTCTTTCGATGTCCAAATTAAAAAAGCATTATTTAAAATAGGTTATGAATTTTTGAACCCAATTTATAAACTATTAGAACCTAAAAAAGTATTAAATAATGGAAAAAATGTTGTTAAAACATTAATAGATTCTTTTGAAAAAATAACGAAAGATTCTTATGCAAATCATCAAAACAATAATAACAATAATTTTACTAAGTCTAATTCTTGAAATAAAAATCAATTTAAAGCAATTGAAATGGATATTGAAACAGCTTTATTAACTTTTGAACAAGTAAGAGTTTTAATTAAGGGTGAAATTTATTTTCTAGAATGAAAAAATACTAAAAACAATAAACGAATTTTAAATTTACGTATTTCTGATTATAAAGAAGCTATAAATGTGAAATTTATTCAAAATGAACAAGATGAAAAACCTAATTTAAAAGAAGGCGATACGGTTTATATTGAAGGAATGCTAAGCGACGATATTTATACTAAATCAAAATATATACTTGCATCAGGCAAAAATTGATATACACCAACCGAACCGTTTATATATTTAAATGATGATAATGAAATTGAAAAAAGAATAGATTTGGCTATAAGAACTAATATGAGTGCTCAAGACGGAATATCAAGTCCTGAAGATTATTTAAAGGCAGTTAAAAAATATGGGCATGAAGCTATTGCAATAACTGATTTAGATAACGTTCAAAGCTTTCCTACTTTTTATAATAGTTTAAAAAAAGATAAAACAATTAAGCCTATATATGGAGCAACAATTTCAACTATTTCAAAAGAAAATAAAATATTTTTAGGTTATAAAGAATTTAATTTTAAAGATGCTGAATATGTTGTGTTTGACCTTGAAACAACGGGATTGTCTCCAAGATTTGATGATATTATTGAGTTTGGAGCATCAATTATTAAAAATGGAGTTCAAGTTGAAAAAATTCAATTCTTTTTAAAAACAAAAAAAGAATTAACACAAAAGATTAAAGAACTAACCAATATTAATGAAAAAATGCTTGAAGATGGTCTTGAACAAGAAGACGGAATTTTAAGAATTTATAATATTTTGAATAATCGTATTGCTGTAGCTCATAATGCTTCTTTTGATATGGGAATGTGCTTTCAAAAATTTAAGGAAGCTAATTTAGATACTTCAAATTTAGTTTGTATCGATACACTACAATTATCTTATTTTTTAGATACAGAAGATACATTGCATAAACTTGAAAAAGTATGTAAAAGACACAATATTAATTATGATGTTATTGACGCCCATAGAGCAGATTATGATGCTAATGTTTTAGCACAAGTTTGGTTAAAAATGATATTAAGATTAAATATTGAAAAAAATGTAACTAATTCAAAACAACTTTTTAATGTTGATACAAATTTATGAGCAAAAAGAAGAAGATCATCAGAAATAAGAGTATTGGCTAAAAATCAAAAAGGACTAAAGGAATTGTTTACTATTTTGTCAAATTCATTAACCAATGATTATGCTAACGGTCCTAAGTTTTTTATTGAGAATAAAAACAAATACGAAAATCTATTTTTTGGTTCAGCAACTAATCAATCCTTATTATGAGATAAAGTTTTATTTGGTACGGATGATAGCATTATTGAATTAATTAAAAAGTTTGATTATGTTGAAATACCTCCAATTTCTTCATTTATTTATCAAATTAATTTAGAAGAAATAACATATGAAAATTTAAAATGAGCATATAAAGATTTAATAGAAAAATGCCGAATTTTAAATAAAAAATGTGTTGCAACGTCTGATGCTAGATATGTTTATGATTATCAAAAACTAATTCACTCAATATATATTAATGCTCCTTCACTAGGTGGTGGCAATCATTGACTAAAAAATAAAAAACAACCTAATTTTAAATATTTAACTACTAGGGAAATGTTAGACGAGTTTCTATTTTTAGAAGATGAAAAATTAATTAAAGAAATAGTTATTTATAATCCTCGTGAAATTGCAAATTCAATTGAAGAAATACAAGTTATAAAAGATAATCTTTATGTTCCAACGTTTGATAATTCTCCTACAAATTTAAGAAATTTAGTTTATGAAAACTTGCATAAAATTTATGGAAAAAATCCTGATCCTAAAATTATTGAAAGAATTGAAAAAGAACTAAATCCAATTATAAAATATGGTTATTCAGTTATTTATTGAATTAGTCATAAACTAGTTAAAAAATCAAATGAAGATGGTTATTTGGTTGGTAGTCGTGGTTCTGTTGGATCATCAATTGTTGCTAATTTATCAGGTATTTCAGAAGTTAATCCACTTGAACCACATTATTTATGTTTAAAATGTAAATATTTTGAATGAAATAATAACAGTAATATTTATTCAGGTTGAGATTTAGAAGACAAGAAATGTCCTGTTTGTTCTGAAAAATTATCAAAAGATGGACATAATATACCATTTGAAACATTTTTAGGTTTTGAAGCAAATAAAGTTCCTGATATCGATTTGAATTTTAGTGGTGAATATCAACCTATTATTCATAATTTAGTTAAAGAGTTATTTGGTGAGGATCATTCATTTAGAGCTGGAACTATATCTAAAATTGCTTCAAAAACGGCTTTTGGTTTTTGTGAAAAATATATGCATGAAGTAAGAAATCAAGAAATACCATGAAGTAAAACATTTTTAGATTTTTTATCATCAAAAGCTGCCGGAGTAAAAAGAACAACAGGACAGCATCCTGGAGGGATTATAATCATCCCTAAGGAATTTGATGTTGAGGATTTTACACCAGTTAACTATCCGGCTAATGATATAAGTAGCACATGGAAAACAACCCATTTTAATTTTGAATCTATTCATGATAATGTTCTTAAATTGGATTTATTGGGCCACGATGATCCAACAACAATAAAAATGCTTGAAGATTTAACAAATGTAAAAGTTAAAGAAATTCCTAAATTTGATCCTGAAGTTATGAAATTATTTTATACAACAGAATCGCTTAAAATTAGTCCTAATATGATTGATGGAGAAACAACAGGTGCTTACGGCCTTCCTGAATTTGGTACAAACTTTGTCCGTAATATGTTGAAAGAAGCACAACCAAGAACATTTAACGATTTAATATTATTAAGTGGTTTGAGTCATGGAACTAATGTGTGGGCCGGAAACGCTGAGGAACTTGTAAAAAATGGTTTTAAATTAAAAGATTGTGTTTGTTGTCGTGATGATATTATGCAGGAATTAATTAAAAAAAATATTGAACCTTTAAAAGCTTTTGAAATTATGGAAAAAGTTCGTAAAGGAAAAGGACTATCAAAAGAGCAAGAAGAACTGTTGATTTCTAATAATATCCCATCATGGTATATAAATTCATTAAAAAAGATTGAATATATGTTCCCAAAAGCGCATGCTACGGCATATGTTATTATGGCTTGAAGAATAGGTTGGTATAAACTTTATTATCCTTTAGAATTTTATGCTTCATATTTTTCAATAAGACCAGATGCAATTGATATTGAAACAATGTCAAACGGTTATAACAAAGTAAGTCAATTATTATTTGAATACAAAAGAAGAAAAAACGATAGATCTAATCCTCTTTCAACTAAGGAAGCAGCATTAATTACAACATTTGAAATAACTAAAGAAATGTTTGCACGTGGATATAAAATCCAAAATGTTTCTTTAGAATTATCAGAAGCTAAAAACTGAATAATTGACAAAAAAAACAAATCACTAATACCACCTTTTAATGTTGTTGATGGTCTTGGAGATGTTGTTGCTGAAGCAATAGTTAAAGCTAGAAATGAATCTCCGTTTTTATCAATACAGGATTTAATTGAGCGAGCTAAGGTTAATTCTAAAATTTGTTCTGAATTAAAAAAATTAGGCATTTTAAATGAACTAAGCGAAACTAATCAAGTTGAATTATTTTAA
- a CDS encoding phosphatidate cytidylyltransferase gives MKNISQRIKSALILLTILLPFLFITYYGKISGKIIGISFFTLISVWATYEVLSHSILARWQNILISILSILIWAFPLDWFSNNTQSNNIFIHNANKIGFNIEELILQLKKAVFFSEDSLTSFKALSVICLVTLISLIYLFNLFFTKKSLKEFIVSYIVAIFSTIFIPISFKTLFLYNSASLYFIFAIISIPVVTDTSAYIGGSLFGRKIIKVGMAPKISPKKSWEGGFIGFIFGSLFVFITMYLGKLTNNLQFIIFSNWKQLLVGIILLPFISIIGDLAFSLIKRLYGVKDFSNLIPGHGGFMDRFDSSSFVVIGVSVILLIR, from the coding sequence ATGAAAAATATATCTCAGAGAATTAAATCGGCATTAATATTGCTAACTATTTTACTACCTTTTTTATTTATAACTTATTATGGTAAAATATCAGGAAAAATAATTGGTATTTCTTTTTTTACATTAATTTCGGTTTGAGCTACATATGAAGTTTTATCACATAGCATTTTAGCAAGATGACAAAATATTTTAATATCTATTTTAAGTATTTTAATTTGAGCGTTTCCATTAGATTGATTTTCAAATAATACTCAAAGTAATAATATTTTTATTCACAATGCTAATAAAATTGGTTTTAATATTGAAGAACTTATTTTACAACTTAAAAAAGCTGTTTTTTTTAGTGAGGATTCATTGACTAGTTTTAAAGCTTTATCTGTTATTTGCTTAGTAACATTAATAAGCTTAATTTATTTGTTTAATTTATTTTTTACAAAGAAATCATTAAAAGAATTTATAGTTTCTTATATTGTTGCAATTTTTTCAACAATTTTTATTCCAATTTCTTTTAAAACATTATTCTTATATAATTCAGCAAGTTTATATTTTATATTTGCAATTATTAGTATTCCTGTTGTTACAGATACATCAGCATATATTGGTGGTTCTTTGTTCGGCAGAAAAATAATAAAAGTAGGAATGGCACCAAAAATTAGTCCTAAAAAATCTTGGGAAGGTGGATTTATAGGTTTTATTTTTGGATCGTTATTTGTTTTTATTACAATGTATTTAGGAAAGTTAACTAATAATCTTCAATTTATAATTTTTAGCAATTGAAAACAACTATTAGTAGGGATTATATTATTACCATTTATTTCAATAATTGGTGATTTAGCTTTTTCACTTATAAAAAGACTATATGGTGTAAAAGATTTTTCAAATTTAATACCAGGTCATGGTGGATTTATGGATCGTTTCGATTCATCTAGCTTTGTAGTTATTGGAGTTTCAGTTATTTTATTAATCAGATAA
- a CDS encoding ribosome-recycling factor yields MELSFYIESLKDDIEKTINNFENQSLKVAVGKANPALINKIKINYYDSWMNLDELASISSNGPLELLVKPYDMAILKTVEKTIMDQKLNITIVNMGHQIRLIYPQMTTEKRLEMTKLLNQIAEQAKVGIRQARQDINKHIKADKELSEDLQKNYLDQIQKEVDKSIEKITNLTKVKEKELMTI; encoded by the coding sequence ATGGAATTAAGTTTTTATATTGAAAGTTTAAAAGATGATATAGAAAAAACAATTAATAATTTTGAAAATCAATCACTAAAAGTCGCTGTAGGTAAAGCCAATCCTGCTTTAATTAATAAAATTAAAATTAATTATTATGATTCATGAATGAACTTAGATGAATTAGCTTCAATTAGTTCAAACGGTCCGTTAGAATTATTGGTTAAACCATATGATATGGCGATCTTAAAAACTGTTGAAAAAACAATAATGGACCAAAAATTAAATATAACTATTGTTAATATGGGACATCAAATTAGACTTATTTATCCTCAAATGACAACAGAAAAACGCCTTGAGATGACTAAATTACTAAATCAAATTGCTGAACAAGCTAAGGTAGGCATCAGACAAGCACGTCAAGATATTAATAAACATATTAAAGCTGATAAAGAATTATCGGAAGATTTACAAAAAAACTATTTAGATCAAATTCAAAAAGAAGTTGATAAATCAATTGAAAAAATTACTAATTTAACAAAAGTAAAAGAAAAAGAATTAATGACAATATAA
- the pyrH gene encoding UMP kinase, producing the protein MSYKYKRVLIKLSGEGLANKEKHLAIDYELVEKFAKQLQIIIQNNVEVAIVVGGGNFWRGTSAAKNGIQRVRADYIGMLATTMNALALQSGFEHTGLQCRVLSSLTMDPKVCEVYINEKAKKYLKDGEVVIFAGGTGRPFFTTDTASTLYASEIEADAILMGKNNIDGVYDSDPKFNKNAVKFSKITYDELLEKDLKVIDQTAASMAKDNNIDIIIFDINENNALLRAIENKIPNTVISKTK; encoded by the coding sequence ATGTCTTACAAATATAAAAGAGTATTAATAAAGTTATCAGGTGAAGGTTTAGCCAATAAAGAAAAGCATTTAGCTATTGACTATGAATTAGTTGAAAAATTTGCTAAACAGTTGCAAATTATTATTCAAAATAATGTTGAGGTTGCAATTGTTGTTGGCGGTGGCAATTTTTGAAGAGGTACTAGCGCAGCAAAAAATGGTATTCAAAGAGTTAGGGCTGATTATATCGGGATGCTTGCAACAACAATGAACGCTTTAGCATTGCAATCAGGTTTTGAACATACTGGTCTTCAATGTAGAGTTTTATCTTCTTTAACAATGGATCCAAAAGTTTGTGAAGTTTATATTAATGAAAAAGCAAAAAAATATTTAAAGGATGGAGAAGTTGTTATTTTTGCTGGTGGAACAGGAAGACCTTTTTTTACAACTGATACAGCTTCAACATTATACGCTTCTGAAATTGAAGCAGATGCAATTTTGATGGGTAAAAATAACATCGATGGCGTTTATGATAGTGATCCTAAGTTTAATAAAAATGCTGTTAAGTTTTCAAAAATAACATACGATGAATTATTGGAAAAAGATTTAAAAGTAATCGATCAAACAGCTGCATCAATGGCAAAAGATAATAATATTGATATAATAATTTTTGATATAAATGAAAATAATGCTTTATTAAGAGCAATTGAAAACAAAATACCTAATACAGTTATATCGAAAACAAAATAA
- a CDS encoding sigma factor-like helix-turn-helix DNA-binding protein: METIEEREKIIELYERYGNLLAQSQKQALHLHLIEDLSYAEIANELAMTRPGAYDAVKKAKQKLILLDKKINIK; this comes from the coding sequence ATGGAAACAATTGAAGAAAGAGAAAAAATAATTGAACTTTATGAGCGATATGGTAATTTATTAGCGCAATCACAAAAACAAGCACTACATTTACACTTAATTGAAGATTTATCTTATGCAGAAATTGCAAATGAATTGGCGATGACGCGTCCAGGAGCTTATGACGCTGTTAAAAAAGCAAAACAAAAATTAATTCTGTTAGATAAAAAAATCAACATAAAATAA
- the ftsY gene encoding signal recognition particle-docking protein FtsY: protein MGFWSKLKEKLFGTEEERIAKKQAKIEKKEKLQLEKELKKKNKLDNYIAGLSKSNSSFVESIKQLQNKHNKIDEDFFEELEEILIMSDISTKLVQIIIEECKKEVKNENIKDPKLINEIIADKLFTIYASNSIIDTTLDIKKDRINVILVVGVNGSGKTTSISKIAYKLINEGNKVLIAAGDTFRAAAVEQLEIWANKVGADIIKPKENETDPAAVVYRAIDKVIAENYNVLIIDTAGRLQNKVNLMNELAKINKVLGSKIEGAPHESLLVLDATTGQNGVSQARSFGEATKLTGIILTKMDGTSKGGIVLTIKDEINLAVKFIGLGERVEDLAEFDLDSYIYGLMRGIND, encoded by the coding sequence ATGGGTTTTTGATCAAAATTAAAGGAAAAACTTTTTGGAACCGAAGAAGAAAGAATAGCAAAAAAGCAAGCAAAAATTGAAAAAAAGGAAAAATTACAGCTAGAAAAAGAATTAAAGAAAAAAAATAAACTAGATAATTATATAGCTGGTTTATCTAAATCAAATTCATCCTTTGTTGAAAGTATTAAACAACTTCAAAATAAGCATAATAAAATCGATGAAGATTTTTTTGAAGAGCTTGAAGAAATTTTAATAATGTCAGATATTTCTACTAAGCTTGTTCAAATAATTATTGAAGAATGTAAAAAAGAAGTTAAAAATGAAAACATTAAGGATCCGAAATTAATAAATGAAATTATTGCTGATAAATTATTTACTATTTATGCATCGAACTCAATTATTGATACAACCTTAGATATTAAAAAAGATAGAATTAATGTTATATTGGTTGTTGGTGTTAACGGCTCTGGAAAAACAACGTCAATTTCAAAAATAGCTTATAAATTAATAAATGAAGGTAATAAGGTGTTAATAGCAGCTGGCGATACTTTTAGAGCAGCAGCTGTTGAGCAACTCGAAATTTGAGCCAACAAAGTTGGCGCCGACATTATTAAACCAAAAGAAAATGAAACTGATCCAGCCGCAGTTGTTTATCGTGCAATTGATAAAGTAATAGCTGAAAATTATAATGTTTTAATTATTGATACTGCCGGTAGATTGCAAAATAAGGTTAATTTAATGAATGAATTAGCAAAAATTAATAAAGTTTTAGGATCTAAAATTGAAGGTGCACCTCATGAAAGCTTACTTGTTTTAGATGCTACAACTGGTCAAAATGGTGTTTCTCAAGCAAGATCGTTTGGTGAGGCTACAAAATTAACCGGGATTATTTTAACTAAAATGGATGGAACTTCTAAGGGCGGGATAGTTTTAACTATAAAGGATGAAATTAATTTAGCTGTTAAATTTATAGGACTTGGTGAAAGAGTTGAAGATTTAGCCGAATTTGATTTAGATTCTTATATTTATGGTCTTATGAGAGGTATTAATGATTAA
- a CDS encoding MATE family efflux transporter: MNKEITLKQENFNFKLELKQLFKLCFPIFVQTLFFAIITIVGSLATSFYNRVYHLDGSYNGYYFYIFAKVFSVYKIITFLPLMYQLGVLVVAANLYGQKKLEELPKLLWSTFYISVIINLGAYLIIFFSSPKLLELAGAKKSFVIGWKNINDFNAFKNNLKTSNLDINQIYNLPLSHYIFQGGFYEGNYYLKTNPLILINNEYEFTIKFLRVGTLDVFITSFAFILTSILQAVKKNKLAIIGVISGSIFRTIWIFLILFVFNKPFLATLEITLGSAINLLISFILVKKYAIKNNNINFKQTWNNKYIKEVLKIGFPISLETGIWFIAQYLLTKAIPDSKLDDSFIGLWRAVNNVYDLFAAFLFALSYVTSSVIATEIGKKEYYRAKRIGNLSFKLGMSTQIIFALLGVALTYPLFKIYSIDTDLINKYCYFLMPIFMVKTLADVGPLTTLRSLWGVNDVWMPNLISLLTMIGLQTSLVYILILFKNPNLSQELFLISLAGIALIDPTIRSILYLLRWNSEVWHKYAKTL, translated from the coding sequence ATGAACAAGGAAATTACATTAAAACAAGAAAATTTTAATTTTAAATTAGAGCTTAAACAATTATTTAAGCTTTGTTTTCCTATTTTTGTTCAAACTCTTTTTTTTGCAATTATAACTATTGTCGGTTCATTAGCTACAAGTTTTTATAATAGAGTTTATCATCTTGATGGGTCGTATAATGGATATTATTTTTACATTTTTGCTAAAGTTTTTTCAGTTTATAAAATAATAACTTTTTTACCTTTAATGTATCAATTAGGAGTTTTGGTTGTAGCTGCTAATTTATATGGTCAAAAAAAACTAGAAGAACTACCAAAACTTCTTTGATCAACTTTTTATATTTCAGTTATTATTAATTTAGGTGCTTATTTAATTATATTTTTTTCTTCTCCTAAATTACTTGAATTAGCTGGTGCTAAAAAATCATTTGTTATTGGTTGAAAAAATATAAATGATTTTAATGCTTTTAAAAATAATTTAAAAACTTCTAATTTGGATATTAACCAAATATATAATCTACCTTTATCTCATTATATTTTTCAAGGTGGATTTTATGAAGGAAATTACTATCTAAAAACAAACCCTTTAATTTTAATAAATAATGAATATGAATTTACAATTAAATTTTTAAGAGTCGGAACATTAGATGTTTTTATAACTTCATTTGCTTTTATTTTAACATCAATTTTACAAGCGGTAAAGAAAAATAAATTAGCAATTATTGGTGTTATCAGTGGATCAATTTTTAGAACAATTTGAATTTTTTTAATTCTTTTTGTATTCAACAAACCTTTTTTGGCAACATTAGAAATAACTTTAGGTTCAGCTATAAATTTACTTATTTCATTTATTTTAGTTAAAAAATATGCAATAAAAAATAATAATATTAATTTTAAACAAACATGGAATAATAAATATATAAAAGAAGTTTTAAAAATTGGTTTTCCAATTTCATTAGAAACAGGAATTTGATTTATTGCTCAATACCTACTAACTAAAGCTATTCCAGACAGCAAGCTTGATGATAGCTTTATTGGTCTTTGAAGAGCAGTAAATAATGTTTATGATTTGTTCGCAGCATTTTTATTTGCATTAAGTTATGTTACTTCGTCTGTTATTGCAACAGAAATCGGAAAAAAAGAATATTATCGTGCTAAAAGAATAGGAAATCTTTCTTTCAAATTAGGTATGAGCACTCAAATTATATTTGCACTACTAGGTGTTGCTCTTACTTATCCGTTGTTTAAAATTTACTCAATTGACACTGATTTGATCAATAAATATTGCTATTTTTTAATGCCTATATTTATGGTAAAAACACTAGCTGATGTCGGTCCATTAACAACTTTAAGATCCTTATGGGGAGTTAACGATGTTTGGATGCCTAATCTTATTTCACTTTTAACTATGATTGGTTTACAAACTAGTTTAGTTTATATTTTAATTTTATTTAAAAATCCAAATTTAAGCCAAGAGTTATTTTTAATTAGTTTAGCAGGAATCGCATTAATCGATCCTACTATTAGATCTATTTTGTATTTATTAAGATGAAACTCAGAAGTATGACACAAATACGCAAAAACTCTTTAA
- the rlmD gene encoding 23S rRNA (uracil(1939)-C(5))-methyltransferase RlmD, translated as MGYKKTITLQENLIIKRVKSDNLLFYSGLSYEGLCIIRNFDIPIFVYNMLPDEEADIQITYYSKKCCFAKVIKYRKLSDLRDELDVSKNKLYETGSAPLLSLPYKHQLKFKQTIINNLFERNLNYKNIFPIVPSCSELGYRNKISVHVEYNDEKPILGFFKKYSHELVEQDDLHLGTYCIRNFYKNILFQPQNDLNLKINKTIFKFKPSKIVLRSPKSSFSFIEIILKVPTLENKNLIKELEELNKEVLQYKFSIFEKDTKNWTNLLNHEGINYEIGNLSFSVKNNSFYQTNENIMNLIYKKINEWIKFQNLTILDSFGGVGTIGIFVSPKASKVYTVDINPISTKMAKNNIEVNKIVNVEAINADANKWLEQNYEKVDLVIFDPPRDGLTQESIKAILKSKIKNIIYLSCDPKTLVRDLKQITEKDYEIKEVIPYDMFPQTHHIETLVLLEKIS; from the coding sequence ATGGGTTATAAAAAAACTATAACATTACAAGAAAATTTAATAATAAAGAGAGTAAAAAGTGATAACTTATTATTTTATTCTGGGCTATCTTATGAAGGACTCTGTATTATTAGAAATTTTGATATTCCTATTTTTGTTTATAACATGTTACCAGATGAGGAAGCAGATATTCAAATTACTTATTATTCAAAAAAATGCTGTTTTGCTAAGGTTATAAAATATCGTAAACTTTCAGATTTAAGAGATGAATTAGATGTTTCAAAAAATAAATTATATGAAACCGGATCAGCACCTCTTTTATCTCTTCCGTATAAACATCAATTAAAATTTAAACAAACTATTATTAATAATTTATTTGAAAGAAATTTAAATTATAAAAATATATTTCCTATTGTTCCTTCATGTTCTGAATTAGGTTATAGAAATAAAATTAGTGTTCATGTGGAATATAATGACGAAAAACCGATTTTAGGGTTTTTTAAAAAATATAGTCATGAATTAGTTGAACAAGATGATCTTCATTTAGGAACATACTGTATTAGAAACTTTTATAAAAATATTTTATTCCAACCTCAAAATGATTTAAACTTAAAAATTAATAAAACTATTTTTAAATTTAAACCTTCAAAAATAGTTTTAAGATCACCAAAAAGTTCATTTTCATTTATTGAAATAATTTTAAAAGTTCCTACTTTAGAAAATAAAAACTTAATAAAAGAATTAGAAGAATTAAATAAAGAAGTTTTACAATATAAATTTTCTATTTTTGAAAAAGATACTAAAAATTGAACTAATTTATTAAATCACGAAGGTATAAATTATGAAATTGGAAATCTTTCTTTTTCTGTAAAAAACAATAGTTTTTATCAAACGAACGAAAACATTATGAATTTAATTTATAAAAAGATTAATGAATGAATTAAATTTCAAAATTTAACCATTTTAGATTCATTCGGAGGAGTTGGGACAATTGGTATTTTTGTATCGCCTAAAGCTTCAAAAGTTTATACAGTAGATATTAATCCTATTTCAACAAAAATGGCAAAAAATAATATTGAAGTAAACAAAATAGTTAATGTTGAAGCAATTAATGCAGATGCTAATAAATGATTAGAACAAAATTACGAAAAAGTTGATTTAGTTATATTCGATCCACCAAGAGACGGCTTAACTCAAGAAAGTATTAAAGCAATTTTAAAATCAAAAATTAAAAATATTATTTATTTAAGTTGTGACCCTAAAACTTTAGTAAGAGATTTAAAACAAATAACAGAAAAAGATTATGAAATAAAAGAAGTTATTCCATATGATATGTTTCCACAAACTCATCATATTGAAACTCTTGTTCTACTAGAAAAAATATCATAA